The genomic window GTTCGTAAGCGAGCGTATGGATATGGTCTTGATATCGTGAGTTCAGGAAGGATATCTTTTTGGATTTATAATTCTGCCGGCACTCTTTTCAGGGCGCAATCTCCGCTTGCCTATAATAACAATGTGTGGCACCATGCAGTTGGTGTTTACGACGGTTCCACAGTTAAGTTATATATAGATGGTAATCAGGTTGCCTCAGCAAGTGCCGGGACGATCTTTTACGGGGCGGGAGGAATTGCAATAGGCCGTGATGGAAATTCCAGCGGTTCTTATTTCGGAGGTTTGTTAGATGGGATAAGCATCTATGATCAGGCGTTGAGTTCGCAGGACGTAATGAATTTATTTAATAACCCCGGATTGTTCGATGCAACGCCACCCACCGTGAGCGCAACGAGCCCGGCCAATAATGAGACGGGAGTGGAACTCAATAGTCCCGTCACTGCCACGTTTAGCGAGACGATGAATGCATCGACCATAAATGCGGCCACGTTCACCGTAAACAGCGGGAATGGCCATATTGACGGGACGGTGTCCTACAGTGGAGTCGTGGCCACCTTTACACCCACAAGCAATTTGACGTACGGTGTTACCTACACGGCAACGATTACCACGGCCGTAAAGGATGCTGCCGGCAATGCACTAGCTGCAAACTACACGTGGAGCTTTACCGCAGGACCGCCTGGTTCAATAATACCTTCAGTAATCAAAACCCTTCCCGTTAGTAATGCAGCCAATGTGGCAGTTAACAGCGCTATCAACGTTATATTCAGCCAGGTGATGGATGCATCAACTATTAATACGTCCACATTTACCGTAAGTGACGGGAACACCAATATCGAGGGGATGGTTTCCTGTAGTGGAATGACGGCCACCTTTACTCCATCAGGCAGTTTGGCGTATGCCGCCCCCTATACCGTAACGATCACCACGGGGGTAAGGAGTTCATCAGGCAGCGCCATGGCTGAGGATTATACGTGGGGCTTTACTGCTGTGAGTGCACAGGAGGAAATGATACCCGACTGGACAAATGTACTCTATAGCCCATTTCAACTCGTGTCTCCAACGGAGGTTACCAATCCGGTACAGAAGGGAAGCGACGTAACAGAGTATCCGGCAGATATGGTTGCAGATACGTTTCTTTTTTACGAGAACAATACCTGGTATATGTTCAATGAAATCTTAGGCAGTGGACATAATGGTGATCTTGCTGTTTCTCTGAGTTCCGATGGATTGCACTGGACGTATCAACAGTTTGTGCTTGATGAGCCTCATCATCTTTCATACCCCCAGGTATTTAAATTTGGCGGTGAGTATTATATGCTGCCGGAGACGTCTGCCGTCAATGAAATAAAACTCTACAAGTCTACGGATTTCCCCTATACCTGGACACCCGTGTCTGTCCTTATCAGTGGCAAGGCATTTGTTGATTCATCCATCTTCCGATATAACGGTAAGTGGTGGATCTTTACGGGTAATGCAACGATTAGTGATTGTTATTTGTATTATTCTGACAATCTGACCAGCGGGTGGATTGAGCATCCCATGAGTCCGCTTGTAACTGGCGATCCCAATAAGACGCGGCCTGCCGGGAGGGCCTTTGTGTACGACAACAACCGGGTCATTCGAACCGCGCAGAACGGCGAATTCGTGAGGGTCTTTGAGGTTGATACCCTGACGACGACACAATATGCGGAGCATGAGATACCCGAGAGCCCCATTCTGAATAAAAGCGGGAGTGGTTGGAATGCAACGGGTATGCATCAGTTCGACCCGTGGTGGACGGGAAATCACTGGATTTGTTCGGTTGATGGGAGAAGCGGTAGTTATAATACCTGGTCTGCGGGGATATACCTTTCATCACAACCGTCTTCTCCGAATGGCATTATTAATAGCCCTGCTGCTAATGTGACGATCGACAAAGGGGATTCAGTGCTATTTTCCGGCACGGGGAGTGATCTGGGCGGTAATCTGCCGCTGGGTTACCGGTGGAAGTTCGGTCCGGGTTCCGGAATTCCTGATTCCCTGCTGGAGGATCCTGGTCTAACGCAGTTCAATATCGCGGGCACTTTTACGGTTAGCTTTACCGTCACGGATGCCCTGGGAATTTATGATCCTACCCCCGGGATACGGACCATTTCCGTTCTCGGCGCCTCTACTCCGATTCCGATGACGAACTGGAGTCTGTGGTATGTGGACAGCCAGGAGTCGGTAGGGGAGAATGCACCGGCAGTCAATGCCTTTGATGAGAATCCCGGTACGTACTGGCATACGAAATGGTTTCAGGGTTCTGATCCATTGCCCCATGAGATTCAGATAAATCTGGGGGCGGTGTATAATGTCAGTGGTTTCAGATATTTACCGCGCACAGATGATGAGGATAATGGCCGGATTAAGCACTGGGAGTTCTACGTGAGTATGGATGGGACGAATTGGGAGAGTGCAGTGGCTACGGGGATTTTTGTTAATGATGCCCTGGAAAAGGAGGTCTTTTTTCCGCAAAAGGCAGGGCAATATGTGCGCCTGAGGGCGTTGTCCGAGGTTAATAATAATCCGTGGACATCCATGGCAGAGATTACCGTATTGCAAAGCCAGTAATCACCCTTTTGCCGAAGGGATTAGTTCAGGCATTTATACTGATTGCTTTGGTGAACGCATAAAGAAAGCCATCCCTGTCAGGGTATAAAACCCCGACAGGGATGATTTGCTAATCTCATGCTTTGGATCGTATTGTTTCCGGCCTGTTCTGGTTTGGTTGCCATTCGGCGTATTTTCAAATCCCACCGGGATTTTTTCTCTTCCGTATTCTTTTTCGTTTCATTTCATTGCAGCAGTTCTGAGGTAACCATTATTATTTTTACTCTCTCTTCGAAGGTTTCCAATAAATCACCGGCTTCTTATGGAAGGGGTAAATCAGGATACGCTGGAGAATCAATTTGCAGTTGATAAATACCGTAACAAACATTACAATCTTCCATACGCCGATATTCAGTTGGAGTCAAATCCCGCAAATAATCTTCATGATTGTTTAGTATAGCTCATATGGTTTTTCAGAAGCGTACCATAAATAACCCAGTGTCGCCCACCGCAGCAAACCTCACCTCTTATTTGACTGAACTTACGAAGAAGTAAGGAGGAAGTAAAAAAATATGAAATAAGAAAGATTGAGCACTGCAAAACGATAGGAAAGTAATTTTAATCAGGGTAAATTTGTTTTATACGGGCATGGATTCCCTTCAAACCAAGAATATCTCTTGTGGAGGTTTTAAAAAAAAGATACTTTACCGATTATCATCAGGACGATTTTTTAAAATATGAAAATTAAACTTACAAAAGAGACAGTTTTTTTCCCGTTAGGAATAGTATTTATTTTTGCTGGCATAATTTGTAATACCTGGTTACTTGCCCGGTTTAGCCCTGACGGCATCTTTGATTTCTCAACAAAATTAAAAATCTGGATTATCGAAGTTTTTTGTATTGCGGTTGGTTTCTGCCTTATCAAATATAGATCTTCCATTAAACTGCCCAGATATCGGGAAATACTATTTTCCTTCGTAACGTTTCTCTTGTTTATCCTTCTTTTCGAAGGGGGATTACGGGTTTTTTATTTCATTAAACATAAGACAAAAGAGAGCGAGATGGACTTTGCAGATTATCTTGGTTGGGAAAGTACTCCGGATAATTTCTGGAAGCGGGAGGTCAAAGGATACGGAGAGATAAAATATTCCACGACAAGATATGGTTTTCGGGTATTTGGTGATGTTGATAGCAAAAAAACGAAAATATTTGTTATTGGGGATTCATTTACCCAGGGTACGACAGTTTCTGACGGAGAAACCTATTATGATTATTTAAGAAAAAGCAATGAAGATATCGAAATATTTACTTATGCCTGTGGCGGATATGGTTCATTGCAGGAGTATATGATCCTTGACAAATACTATGATGTAATTAAGCCGCACGTAATTCTGTGGCAGTTTTGCAGCAACGACATCATTAATAATGACTTTGATCTTGAATCTGCCAGTTTTCGAAACAACAATCAAATGAGAAGGCCGTACCTGCAGGATGGCAAAATTAAATGGTTATATCCAAAGCAAAAGAGCGGGTGGTTAGTTCAAACTTCGTATTTATTGCGCCTCCTGGACATTAAAATGAATATCCTGAGAGCAGAAAAATATGGTTCCATAGAAGACACCTTATCAAATACGCACCCCTTATTTATAAGGGCTGCAAAGACTACCGGCGAAATAATGAGCTCGGTGAAAAAGAGGGCATCTGATGTCCCAATAGTAGCCTTCTCAACGGATAAACCAACATGGTTAGGGGATACCTATTTTGAAATTTGCGAAAAGAATGGTATACATTATATTCCTGGTATACCAGAAGCCATGGAGGAGGCGAAACGGAATGGTATAATCATTGATTATCCACCGTATGATGCACACTGGAATAAAATTGGTCATGTAATTGCCGGAAAAATTATTCTCAAGTATTTCATTGAAAATAAATTTATTCATTCCTCACCAGTAAAGATTCAATGGGAATAGATAATTTTTTTGTTTCGTACAAAGGATAAAGGAACACAAATTCTGTTGCCATGGAGAGAAGGCATGAACATTTTAGGAATCTCGGCATTTTATCACGATAGTGCGGCTTGTCTGGTTCAGGACGGCCGAATTGTATCTGCTGCACAAGAGGAACGTTTTACCCGAAAAAAGCACGACTTTTCTTTTCCAACGAATGCAATACAGTACTGTTTGCAGGAAAGCGGATTGAAAGTAGAGGATCTGGATTTTGTCGCCTTTTATGATAAGCCTTTTCTCAAGTTTGAGCGTATCCTGATGACCTATCTTGCCTATGCACCCGTTGGAATTCGGTCGTTTATTAAGGCGATGCCGTTATGGATAAAGCAGAAAATCTGGATGAAGGAGTTTATTAAAAAAGAGCTCGATTTTGCGGGCAAGATCATCTTTCCCGAGCATCACGAATCACATGCCGCGTCCGCCTTTTTTCCTTCGCCCTTTCAGGAGGCTGCCGTTCTTACCCTGGATGGGGTTGGCGAATGGGCGACTACAAGCTATGGAATCGGTAAAGATAATAAAATAGATATTCTTGCAGAAATTCATTTTCCCCATTCTTTGGGTCTGCTGTATTCAGCGTTTACCTATTATACGGGATTTAAGGTCAATTCTGGTGAATACAAGGTGATGGGGTTGGCGCCCTATGGGGAGCCAAAGTACAAGGGTATCATCCTCTCTGAGTTGATGGATTTGAAGGAAGACGGCTCTTTTAAACTGAATATGAAATACTTTAATTATTGTGCAGGCTTAACCATGACAAACAAAAGGTTCGATAAGTTATTTGGTGGTCCGCCCCGAAAACCGGAATCGTTATTGACCCAGCGCGAGATGGATTTGGCCCGTTCTGTGCAGGAAGTAACGGAAGAAGTGATGATGCGTGTTACGCGGCATGTTTACAAGGAGACGGGTCAAAAAAATCTCTGTATGGCAGGTGGCGTGGCGTTGAATTGCGTCGGCAACGGAAAGATTGTGCGGGAAGGGCCTTTTGAGAATATCTGGATACAACCTTCCGCTGGTGACGCAGGTGGTGCGCTGGGAGCGGCAATGTTTGTATGGTATCAATATCTGGAAAATAAGAGAACCGCAGATAACAAAAAAGATTTTCAGCGCGGGTCGTATCTTGGTCCCGAGTATGAGGACAAATCTATATCCGATTATCTAAGGAAAAACAAGATACCGTTTACTGAAATCTCGAATGAAGACATCCCGGAAAAAATTGCAGATTTAATTGCGGAGCAAAAGGTTATTGGCTGGTTTCAGGGCCGGATGGAGTTTGGCCCCAGGGCGCTGGGGAGCCGGTCGATTATTGGAGATGCGCGTTCTCCGAAAATGCAGGAAGTGATGAATCTGAAGACAAAATTTCGTGAAAGCTTCCGTCCCTTTGCCCCATCAGTGATAAAAGAGAGGGTTTCCGACTTCTTTGAGTTCGATAAGGAAAGCCCTTATATGCTCTTGGTTGCGCCCGTAAAAAAAGAGATTCGACGGGAGATGTCGGAAGAAGAGGTAAAGCTCTTCGGTATTGACAAATTGAATGTCGTCCGTTCCAGTATCCCTGCGGTTACCCATATCGATTACTCGGCGCGGATTCAGACGGTTGATAAGGATGTTAATCCTTTATTTTATCGTACGATAGCGGCATTTGATAAAAAGTACGGCTGTCCGGTAATTATTAATACATCCTTTAATGTCAGGGGTGAACCGATTGTATGTACCCCGGAAGATGCATATCTGTGTTTTATGAGAACAAATATGGATTACCTGATTCTGGGTAACTTTTTAATCGAAAAGAAAGAGCAAAAACCGCTGGACAAAGACATCGACTGGCTCAAGAAATATGAGCTGGATTAGAAAATAGTGCCTGCAGAGAACACTCTGGGGCTTAATGACGGAGAGAAAAAGAGATGATTGTGGAAGAACTAAAAAACATCAAAAGCAGCAAGAAAGAATTACGGAAATTTGGAATAACCATGGGTGCGGTTCTTGTGGTAATTGGCGGATTACTTTGGTGGCGCGGGAAAGATTATTACTCCTGTCTGTTTATTCCTTCCGCTGTTTTGTTCTTTCTTGGTTTGATCATTCCCTTTCTCTTAAAACCCGTTCACAAGATGTGGATGGGATTGGCCGTCCTCATGAGTTGGTTTATGACGCGGGTGATCTTGAGTATATTATTCTATCTTGGACTTACACCCATGGGTTTCGTGGCAAGGCTGTTTGGTAAGGATTTTTTAAGATTAAAATTTGATAAACAGGCTACGGATAGCTATTGGATTCTGAAAGAAAAAGGAAAAGATAGGGATACCTATGAAAAACAGTTCTAAGTGCCTGAAAAGCTTCGTGTGAAAATTATTATAGCAAATCTCCTCGTATCTTTTGCGAACTTCTTGGTTTTTCTGGTGACTTTAGAGGTGGTACTCCGCACGACACATCTGTTCGGGGCAAGAATTTCATGGTCAGAACCATAACCTGATTTTCCTGGCGCTAACAGGGCATCAATTGAATGAAGATCATGAACTTAATGAATGAACTATTGATATTTCAGAAGGAGGTAATGAATGGGTAAAATTTCCATTATTAGGGAATTTTGGTCTTTTTTAAGAGTCCGCAAAAAATGGTGGCTGGCGCCGATTGTTATGTTCCTGATACTGCTGGGTGCATTGATCATTTTTACCCAAGGTTCCGCGCTAGCCCCCTTTATTTACGCACTGTTTTAAAGAAGATTATAATAAAAAAACCAAAAAATGCGTTTCGTAAAACGGGTCTTTTATTGAGTTGATAATTCATTAACTTGGTCTCTGTTTGCTGGAAAAATTTAAAACCATAAATTGCATAATAGGCAAGAATAACAATTGCAGTAATTGCGTGTTCTCGATTGTGGCACTTGTGAAAAATAATATTCTAAATAAAATATAATTTGTCTATAACAATGAAAATTCTATTGATTAATAAATCTTTATACCCCAAAGGTGGTGATGCCATAAGTACCATTACTACAGGTAATTTATTATATTCTAAAGGTCATGAGGTTATGTTTTGGGGAATGGCACATCCTTTAAACCCAGAATATCCATATAAAGACTGTTTTGTTTCTTGTATTGATTTCAACGATCCGGGAACTGTGAAAAATCAAATAAAGATGGCCGTGAACATGCTTTATTCATTCGAAGCAAAAAAAAATATTGAAAAACTTATGAAAATTGAAAGACCGGATATTGTACATCTTAATAATTTTGCACATCAGATATCGCCATCGATTTTGCATGTATTTAAAAAATACAAAATTCCTGTTGTAATGACAATGCGCGACTATAAATTAATATGCCCTACGTATACCATGGTATTAAATGATAAGCCTTGTGAAAGGTGTAGAAATGGAAGGTACTATCAATGCTCTATTAATAAATGTACAAAAAATTCTCTTCTTAAAAGTTTACTTAATACCATGGAAATGTACCTGCATCATAATATTATGCATATTTATGATTTGATAGATGTTTATATTTCGCCAAGTAAATTCCTAAAATCAAAGTGTGAGGAGATGGGATTTAAAGGAAAGATTGTTTATCTGCCGAATTTTGTAAGGGTTGAAGACTTTAATCCACAATATGATTGGCTGGAGAGCTCAATCGTCTATTTTGGACGATTGTCTGAAGAAAAAGGGTTATTTACTTTAATTGAGGCAGTAAAAGATATTCAAGGTATTACTTTAAAAATTATTGGTGAAGGACCTCTAAGAGAACGTTTGGAGTTGGAGGTTAGAAATAGTGGGATAAGAAATATAGAATTCTTAGGATATAAAGGTGGGAAAGAATTAAAGGAAGAGATAAGAAAGGCTATGTTTGTGGTGTATCCATCCGAATGGTATGAAAATAATCCACGATCAATCATTGAAGGTTTTGCCCTTGGTAAGCCTGCTCTTGGTGCAAGGATAGGAGGTATTCCTGAATTAGTAAAAGACAATGAAACTGGGGTAACTTTTGAATCCGGAAATGGAGAGGATTTGAAAGCGAAAATTGAATACTTAAGAAAAAACCCGAATAAAATTGTAGAGATGGGAAAAACCGCCAGGGTTTTTGTTGAACAGGAATTGAATGATGAAAAGCATTACGAGAAATTGATGGAAATTTATCAGAAGACGCTTGAAGGAAATTACGCCATGTCCACCTAAGAGAATAGTATGGATGTTCTGTGTCTTGTGAAGGTAAATTTTTGCTATGGGTTTTGGTGGTTGCTCTAGTTATACGAATGTAACATAAAACAGAAGGAAAAGGTAAATGGAAGCAGCTATTATTACAACGTATAGATGTCCAAATAAGTGCCACATGTGTAATGTCTGGAAGTATCCCACAAAACGAGAAGAGGAATTTAGGCCATCCATTTTAGAAAAACTGCCTCAGCTTGATTTTGCGAATGTTACCGGTGGGGAGCCATTCGTAAGAGAAGATATTGATGAGATCGTTCATACTTTGGGGAAAAAGGCAAAAAGAATTGTGATAAGTACGAGTGGATTTTTTACGGAAAAGATTCTGGATATCGCCAGAAAAAACAAGAATATTGGTATAAGAATAAGCATTGAAGGTTTGCCCGCTGCAAATGATGAACTCAGGGGAGTTAAGGATGGATTTGACCATGGACTAAGGACGTTACTTGAACTCCAAAGAATGGGGATTAAGGATATAGGATTTGGTATTACTGTTTCAGATAGAAATGCCAGGGATATGATCGAGCTATATCAATTAGCTAAAGGAATGAATGTTGAATTTGCAACAGCTGCCGTACATAATTCTTTCTATTTTCACAAATACGATAATCAGATAACGAAAAAAGACGAAGCTATTGCCTGCTTCGAGGCGCTGATAAGGGATTTGTTAAAAGGGAAACGAATCAAAAACTGGTACCGTGCCTATTTTAATTACGGATTGATTAATTATATAAAAGGAAACAAGCGGTTGCTTCCCTGTGAGGCAGGGAGTGAAAATTTTTTTTTAGACCCCTGGGGTGAGATTAGACCCTGCAATGGAATGGAAGAAACTTGTTGGTTTGATAGTATGGGGAATCTCAACAAAGAATCCTTCGAAGAAATATGGAATGGAGAGAGAGCAAGACAGGTAAGAGAAAAGGTTAAAACCTGTCCCAAGAACTGCTGGATGATTGGTACTGCAGCGCCAGTTATGAAGAAATATTTTATAAAGCCAACATCCTGGATAATACAAAACAAGATCAGGATGATAATGGGAAAATGCCCTGAGGTATAGAACATAATCCTTTGTAATTCGAGAGTTATAAGTTTGTGCAATAACTTAAATTCTCAATTTATTCTCTTGTCTTTTTTGTATATTGGGTAAATTTTGAATATTTCTCCTCTGTCTCAATAGGTAAACGTACAAAAATATGGCAATGCCCCATCCGCTTTTACACAGGTTTTAATCATAATCCACTGACTTGGCGGAAAATTTTATTTGTACTGATTTTTGCAATGCGCGATTATATCGATCACAAACCCATGGCCAAACTTAAAATCGTTGTCCTGGGAACCCGTGGTTTTCCTAATGTTCAGGGTGGAGTGGAAGAACATTGCAGGAATTTATACCCTCGTTTAGTGAAGCGCGGCTGCGATGTCGTTGTGCTTACCAGAAAGCCCTATGTTGATCCAAATCTTGCAACATACGAAGATGTTCATTTAATCCCTCTGTCCTGTCCAAAGAATAAATTCCTTGAAGCGTTTACCCATACGTTTCTTGGAATTTTTTTCGCAAAAAAGATGCATCCCGATCTCATTCATGTTCACGCAGTTGGACCAGCCCTGTTTATACCGGTTGCCCGTTTTCTAGGATTAAAAGTGGTAATGACAAATCACGGGCCCGATTATCAAAGAAAGAAGTGGAATAAACTGGCAAAAATGAGCTTAAAACTTGGTGAAAGGTTAGGTAGTCGATGGGCAAATGCTATAATTTGTATTTCCGAATCGATTGCTGAAGCTATTAGAAAGGAATATAATCGTGAGGTAACAGTTATTCCTAATGGCGTAACGATACCGGAAGTCTTACAAACAGATGATACTCTCAGAAAATATGGTTTGCAAAAAGGGAAGTATATCCTTGCCGTTGGCCGTCTCGTTCCGGAAAAAGGCTTCCATGATCTGATGGATGCGTTTAACTATTTTCAACCCCCAAAGTATCAATTTCTGAATGATGGCTGGAAATTGGCTATCGTTGGTAGCGCCGACCATGAAGATCAATATAGCCTTGATTTAAAAGAAAAGGCGAGAAAAAACTGCGATATTGTTTTAACAGGATTTTTAGCGGGAAAATCGTTATCGGAGTTATACAGCCATGCAGGCCTTTTTGTTTTACCTTCTTATCATGAAGGACTACCCATTGTTTTACTTGAGGCGATGATTTACGGTTTATCCTGTATTGCTTCTGATATACCAGCCAATCGAAACGTGGAATTATCTGAGAACAGGTTCTTTAAGGTAGGAGATCCTGAAGCACTTGCAATAACAATGAAAGAATTTGTTGGGAAACCAACAAATGAAAATGAAAGAAGAAAACAAATAGATACGATTGCTGAAAAATTTGATTGGGAAAAGATAGCAGAAAAGACACTGAAAGTATTTACGGATGCAATTGGAGGCAAAAAGTAAAAGCATTATTGAAATTAAGATATTGGTAACACTTTAGTTCTTTAAAAAGGTAACAAGCGATTTTGTATAATACCTAACACGAACGAGTGGGTTAAAATAACTATTTGCTTATTATTGTATACTACGTTTGCAAGTTACTAAAACACAAAACTTTTCCGACTCGTTCGGGTTAGGTTACATTGTCCTTGATGCTCTGCCTTGAAAATCTCTTAACCTCTTCGCATGTCGTCTCTACCCAAGTATCTGTCTGATAAGCTTATGATAGTTGGAGAAATCATCCAATCGATCATAGTCTGCTTCCAACCCTAATCTCACTGCCGATAAGACCAGGATATGCCACAATTCCATCCCATATCTCCCCGTCTTTTTCTCCCCCTTCAGCACCTTCTCCTCTAAAATCTTGAATACCTCTTCGTTCAATTCCGGGGTAATGTAGATATATTGCAATGCCCTCAATATCGGCGGTAGCTCATCCCCGCTTTTTAACGGTAGTTTTACTTCTGAAATGGATATGACTCCCAGCTTCCTCTGCTGCTCAAATCGCTTTCTCATCTTTTCACGAATGTCCTTTGCCTTTTTTGTTTATGCGTCGAATATGAGGACTCTTCCTCCTAAGAATCCCTTCATTTTCACCCTATTTTACCCTTTTGTCCGTAAATATTCAACGACTTTCATGAATACCTTTCACCTGCTTAGCCTTATTTTACAGGGCTTTTTAGTGTTTTCGTTCAAACACCAGATAGTTCCTAACCCGACATTCGCAATTCGCGTCCAAAAAAGGTTATTTTTGTGCAGGTATCGCCTGGAACCCCTTGAAATTCAAGGGGTGAATTTTCAAAACGGCTTGTAGTGCCGACCTACCCTATTGACGTCTTCACGGTGTCGTGAGAAAATGTTGGCATGTTTCTCCGGGAAAAGACACGAACGAAGGATGGGAAAACCCACCGTTATTGGAGCGTGGTAGAGAACCGCCGGGTCAGCGGAAGAAGGGTGGTGCAGCGGCAGGTTCTCTCTTTGGGAGAACTCAATGACAATCAACGGGCTGGGTGGGTTTGGACGATAGAGGTGGTGTCGGGTAAAGAACCCAGGCCAAGACAACTGGCGTTGTTTCCCCGGACGACCAGGAAGCCATGCCGATACCGGATGGTGAGACCGTTCGGGTGAGGTTGGACAAAATAGAGCTGCGCCATCCACGGGAGTGGGGAGCAAGCTGGTTGGGATTGTATGTATGGAATATGCTGGAACTGGACACATTCTGGAGGATGCGTCTGCCGTCAAGCCGGAAGGGAACAAGCTGGCTGAATATCCTGAAGGCGCTTGTCTGTTACCGGTTGACCGATCCGGGAAGCGAATTTCGTTTTCACCGTGAGTGGTACGTGCGGAGCGCAATAGGCGATCTGCTGGGAGAGGATTATTCCCTGGCGCAGAAGGACAAGGCGTATCGTTGTTTGGATTTGTTGCTTGAGCATCGGGACGAGTTGTTTGCCTATTTAAAGGAGAAGTGGGGAAAACTCTTTGGGGCGAAGTACGATGTGCTGCTGTATGATTTGACGAGTACGTATTTTGAGAGTGAACCGCCACCGGCTGGATCGGGGAGTAAGAAGCGGTTTGGATATAGCCGGGACAAACGTTCGGATTGCGTGCAGGTGGTAGTGGCGTTGGTGTTGACGCCGGAAGGATTTCCCGTAGCCTACGAAGTGTATCCGGGCAATACCAGAGACACCGCAACGCTGGAGGAATTTCTGGATCGGATTGAAAAGCAGTATGGGAAATTCCGGCGCACCTGGCTTATGGATCGCGGTATTCCAACGGAGGAGATGTTGGAAAAGATGCGTGAGCGCGGGATTGATTATTTGGTTGTGACTCCGAAGGGGCATTTGACGAGAGTAGAAAAACCGCTACTCGAACAAACCTGGATGCGGGCGAGGGAGAGCGTCCGCGTGAAAGTTCTTCGGCAGGAATCGGAGTTTTACGTTTACGTGGAAAGCCATGACCGGGTGTCTAAGGAGCGTGCCATGCGTAGGCGCAGGCTCAAACGTTTGTGGATGGGTCTGCGCGAACTTCGCAATCGAAAAGCCCTCACGCGCGATGACCTGCTCATGCATATTGGCGCGTTAAAGAAAGAAGCCGGACGCGACTACAGACTGGTCACCATCTCCATTCCCAAACCGCAGGAGCCGGTCAATGAGAATACGTTCCGGTTCAGTTTGGATCGGGAACGCCTGAGGCAGGCGTATCGGCGCGAGGGGCGTTATTTGCTTCGTTCCAACATGCAGGCCACCGCGCCAGAAACCGTCTGGGAAAATTATTTGCTGTTGACGCGAATTGAACAGGCATTTAAGGACTTGAAGGGATCACTTCCCATCCGCCCCATCTGGCACCAATAGAAAGCGTCGGGGAGGGAAAGGAAGAGGCCGAGGTGCAGACCAT from Candidatus Brocadia sp. includes these protein-coding regions:
- a CDS encoding SGNH/GDSL hydrolase family protein, coding for MKIKLTKETVFFPLGIVFIFAGIICNTWLLARFSPDGIFDFSTKLKIWIIEVFCIAVGFCLIKYRSSIKLPRYREILFSFVTFLLFILLFEGGLRVFYFIKHKTKESEMDFADYLGWESTPDNFWKREVKGYGEIKYSTTRYGFRVFGDVDSKKTKIFVIGDSFTQGTTVSDGETYYDYLRKSNEDIEIFTYACGGYGSLQEYMILDKYYDVIKPHVILWQFCSNDIINNDFDLESASFRNNNQMRRPYLQDGKIKWLYPKQKSGWLVQTSYLLRLLDIKMNILRAEKYGSIEDTLSNTHPLFIRAAKTTGEIMSSVKKRASDVPIVAFSTDKPTWLGDTYFEICEKNGIHYIPGIPEAMEEAKRNGIIIDYPPYDAHWNKIGHVIAGKIILKYFIENKFIHSSPVKIQWE
- a CDS encoding carbamoyltransferase, whose product is MNILGISAFYHDSAACLVQDGRIVSAAQEERFTRKKHDFSFPTNAIQYCLQESGLKVEDLDFVAFYDKPFLKFERILMTYLAYAPVGIRSFIKAMPLWIKQKIWMKEFIKKELDFAGKIIFPEHHESHAASAFFPSPFQEAAVLTLDGVGEWATTSYGIGKDNKIDILAEIHFPHSLGLLYSAFTYYTGFKVNSGEYKVMGLAPYGEPKYKGIILSELMDLKEDGSFKLNMKYFNYCAGLTMTNKRFDKLFGGPPRKPESLLTQREMDLARSVQEVTEEVMMRVTRHVYKETGQKNLCMAGGVALNCVGNGKIVREGPFENIWIQPSAGDAGGALGAAMFVWYQYLENKRTADNKKDFQRGSYLGPEYEDKSISDYLRKNKIPFTEISNEDIPEKIADLIAEQKVIGWFQGRMEFGPRALGSRSIIGDARSPKMQEVMNLKTKFRESFRPFAPSVIKERVSDFFEFDKESPYMLLVAPVKKEIRREMSEEEVKLFGIDKLNVVRSSIPAVTHIDYSARIQTVDKDVNPLFYRTIAAFDKKYGCPVIINTSFNVRGEPIVCTPEDAYLCFMRTNMDYLILGNFLIEKKEQKPLDKDIDWLKKYELD
- a CDS encoding SxtJ family membrane protein; protein product: MIVEELKNIKSSKKELRKFGITMGAVLVVIGGLLWWRGKDYYSCLFIPSAVLFFLGLIIPFLLKPVHKMWMGLAVLMSWFMTRVILSILFYLGLTPMGFVARLFGKDFLRLKFDKQATDSYWILKEKGKDRDTYEKQF
- a CDS encoding DUF5989 family protein, translated to MGKISIIREFWSFLRVRKKWWLAPIVMFLILLGALIIFTQGSALAPFIYALF
- a CDS encoding glycosyltransferase, coding for MINKSLYPKGGDAISTITTGNLLYSKGHEVMFWGMAHPLNPEYPYKDCFVSCIDFNDPGTVKNQIKMAVNMLYSFEAKKNIEKLMKIERPDIVHLNNFAHQISPSILHVFKKYKIPVVMTMRDYKLICPTYTMVLNDKPCERCRNGRYYQCSINKCTKNSLLKSLLNTMEMYLHHNIMHIYDLIDVYISPSKFLKSKCEEMGFKGKIVYLPNFVRVEDFNPQYDWLESSIVYFGRLSEEKGLFTLIEAVKDIQGITLKIIGEGPLRERLELEVRNSGIRNIEFLGYKGGKELKEEIRKAMFVVYPSEWYENNPRSIIEGFALGKPALGARIGGIPELVKDNETGVTFESGNGEDLKAKIEYLRKNPNKIVEMGKTARVFVEQELNDEKHYEKLMEIYQKTLEGNYAMST
- a CDS encoding radical SAM protein is translated as MEAAIITTYRCPNKCHMCNVWKYPTKREEEFRPSILEKLPQLDFANVTGGEPFVREDIDEIVHTLGKKAKRIVISTSGFFTEKILDIARKNKNIGIRISIEGLPAANDELRGVKDGFDHGLRTLLELQRMGIKDIGFGITVSDRNARDMIELYQLAKGMNVEFATAAVHNSFYFHKYDNQITKKDEAIACFEALIRDLLKGKRIKNWYRAYFNYGLINYIKGNKRLLPCEAGSENFFLDPWGEIRPCNGMEETCWFDSMGNLNKESFEEIWNGERARQVREKVKTCPKNCWMIGTAAPVMKKYFIKPTSWIIQNKIRMIMGKCPEV